A genomic window from Diorhabda sublineata isolate icDioSubl1.1 chromosome 8, icDioSubl1.1, whole genome shotgun sequence includes:
- the LOC130447239 gene encoding mitochondrial import inner membrane translocase subunit tim16-like, with protein sequence MARYIAQLIIAGTQVVARAFARAVKQEIEASQQAAQRLGNAKTRTERVANQKLGLSLEEAKQILNITNLTKSEVEEKYQSLFKANEKTSLYLQSKFVRAKERLEHELSTSETNKDNQSEQADKKT encoded by the coding sequence ATGGCTAGATATATAGCACAATTAATAATAGCAGGCACACAAGTTGTAGCAAGAGCATTTGCACGAGCAGTCAAACAAGAGATAGAAGCATCCCAACAAGCAGCTCAAAGATTAGGCAACGCTAAAACAAGAACTGAACGAGTAGCGAATCAAAAATTAGGATTATCTCTTGAAGAAgctaaacaaatattaaatatcactAATTTAACGAAATCCGAAGTTGAAGAAAAGTATCAATCTCTGTTTAAAGCAAATGAGAAAACATCTTTGTACTTACAATCTAAATTTGTTAGAGCAAAGGAAAGACTTGAACACGAATTATCAACATCAGAAACAAACAAAGATAATCAATCAGAACAGGCAGACAAAAAAACGTAA